Proteins encoded together in one Drosophila albomicans strain 15112-1751.03 chromosome 2R, ASM965048v2, whole genome shotgun sequence window:
- the LOC117576165 gene encoding calcium uptake protein 3, mitochondrial isoform X8, which yields MSNVLTRLTVQTSAFISSRQRLAVCKSLYRNVSYGYGTKLQPKNNRRLLSLLGYSAVSLAALGAFITFRSSVNKANAMRKKSLHRDETETENIKLTARERRFIKFASVEYGDQLYMTPQDFLESVVEQEPRPRLKRRILSNEEVEKYKDQTPAVKKGSSRLFRNLRDKGIVSYTEYLFLLSVLTKPKSGFRIAFNMFDTDGNQRVDKIEFLVIVSILAGALKDIQDVDPKTKELMERIFSGAWKEKHGDQLNEGEENSNETPDERDYVNDSEGLQRRHQVATTLQLHLFGKRGTGVINYDNFYKFMDNLQTEVLELEFNEFSKGQTHISELDFAKILLRYTYLATDEYDVFLERLLHRVKDEKGISFNDFRDFCHFLNNLDDFTIAMRMYTLADRAISKDEFARAAKICTGYNLSEHLIDTVFAIFDADGDGLLHYKEFIAIMKDRLHRGFRSVAKTEGWDAFKYCLNQEMKALKKGSN from the exons ATGTCGAATGTATTAACGCGTTTAACGGTTCAAACAAGTGCATTTATTTCGTCGCGGCAGCGCTTGGCAGTTTGCAAATCGTTATACAGAAACGTCAGCTATGGCTATGGCACAAAATTACAGCCCAAAAACAATCGTCGCCTTCTATCGCTGCTGGGCTACAGCGCTGTCTCATTGGCGGCACTCGGCGCGTTTATCACATTTCGAAGTTCCGTCAACAAAGCGAATGCAATGAGGAAGAAAAGCCTg CACCGCGACGAGACCGAGACTGAGAATATCAAGCTGACGGCGCGCGAAAGACGTTTTATCAAATTCGCCTCTGTGGAGTATGGCGATCAGTTGTATATGACTCCGCAGGACTTCCTAGAGTCTGTGGTGGAACAGGAGCCTAGAC CCCGTCTTAAGCGTCGCATCCTCAGCAACGAAGAGGTGGAGAAGTACAAGGATCAAACGCCTGCTGTCAAAAAGGGTTCCTCTCGTCTATTTCGTAATCTCAGAGATAAGG GCATTGTTTCCTACACGGAATACTTGTTCCTACTCTCCGTATTGACAA AACCCAAGTCGGGCTTTCGCATTGCCTTCAACATGTTCGACACTGATGGAAATCAACGCGTGGATAAGATTGAGTTTCTCGTC ATTGTTTCGATTTTGGCTGGTGCTTTGAAGGACATTCAAGATGTTGATCCGAAAACAAAGGAACTT ATGGAGCGCATATTCAGTGGCGCTTGGAAAGAAAAACACGGTGACCAATTGAATGAAGGTGAAGAAAATTCAAACGAGACTCCCGATGAG CGTGACTATGTTAACGATAGTGAGGGATTGCAGCGACGTCACCAAGTTGCCACCACGTTGCAACTGCATTTGTTTGGCAAACGGGGAACCGGCGTCATCAACTACGATAACTTCTATAAGTTCATGGACAATTTGCAAACGGAGGTGCTTGAACTCGAATTCAATGAGTTCTCCAAGGGTCAGACCCATATCTCAGAGCTGGACTTTGCCAAAATTCTGCTGCGTTACACGTATCTGGCCACCGATGAGTATGATGTGTTCCTAGAGCGTCTGCTGCATCGCGTCAAGGACGAGAAGGGAATATCATTCAATGATTTTCGcgatttttgccattttctaaataatttaGATGATTTCACCATTGCCATGCGAATGTACACGCTGGCCGATCGTGCAATCTCCAAGG ATGAGTTTGCGCGTGCTGCTAAAATCTGTACTGGATACAATTTGAGTGAGCATTTGATTGATACCGTTTTTGCCATATTCGATGCAGACGGCGATGGTCTGTTGCATTATAAGGAGTTTATAGCGATCATGAAGGATCGCCTTCATCGGGGCTTCAGA
- the LOC117576165 gene encoding calcium uptake protein 3, mitochondrial isoform X3, translated as MSNVLTRLTVQTSAFISSRQRLAVCKSLYRNVSYGYGTKLQPKNNRRLLSLLGYSAVSLAALGAFITFRSSVNKANAMRKKSLHRDETETENIKLTARERRFIKFASVEYGDQLYMTPQDFLESVVEQEPRPRLKRRILSNEEVEKYKDQTPAVKKGSSRLFRNLRDKGIVSYTEYLFLLSVLTKPKSGFRIAFNMFDTDGNQRVDKIEFLVIVSILAGALKDIQDVDPKTKELLLRLVPYEDPNTKNKPSPEEPPRKKGLMERIFSGAWKEKHGDQLNEGEENSNETPDERDYVNDSEGLQRRHQVATTLQLHLFGKRGTGVINYDNFYKFMDNLQTEVLELEFNEFSKGQTHISELDFAKILLRYTYLATDEYDVFLERLLHRVKDEKGISFNDFRDFCHFLNNLDDFTIAMRMYTLADRAISKDEFARAAKICTGYNLSEHLIDTVFAIFDADGDGLLHYKEFIAIMKDRLHRGFRSVAKTEGWDAFKYCLNQEMKALKKGSN; from the exons ATGTCGAATGTATTAACGCGTTTAACGGTTCAAACAAGTGCATTTATTTCGTCGCGGCAGCGCTTGGCAGTTTGCAAATCGTTATACAGAAACGTCAGCTATGGCTATGGCACAAAATTACAGCCCAAAAACAATCGTCGCCTTCTATCGCTGCTGGGCTACAGCGCTGTCTCATTGGCGGCACTCGGCGCGTTTATCACATTTCGAAGTTCCGTCAACAAAGCGAATGCAATGAGGAAGAAAAGCCTg CACCGCGACGAGACCGAGACTGAGAATATCAAGCTGACGGCGCGCGAAAGACGTTTTATCAAATTCGCCTCTGTGGAGTATGGCGATCAGTTGTATATGACTCCGCAGGACTTCCTAGAGTCTGTGGTGGAACAGGAGCCTAGAC CCCGTCTTAAGCGTCGCATCCTCAGCAACGAAGAGGTGGAGAAGTACAAGGATCAAACGCCTGCTGTCAAAAAGGGTTCCTCTCGTCTATTTCGTAATCTCAGAGATAAGG GCATTGTTTCCTACACGGAATACTTGTTCCTACTCTCCGTATTGACAA AACCCAAGTCGGGCTTTCGCATTGCCTTCAACATGTTCGACACTGATGGAAATCAACGCGTGGATAAGATTGAGTTTCTCGTC ATTGTTTCGATTTTGGCTGGTGCTTTGAAGGACATTCAAGATGTTGATCCGAAAACAAAGGAACTT CTGCTCCGTTTAGTACCGTATGAGGATCCAAATACTAAGAATAAGCCCTCTCCGGAAGAACCTCCACGGAAAAAGGGTCTT ATGGAGCGCATATTCAGTGGCGCTTGGAAAGAAAAACACGGTGACCAATTGAATGAAGGTGAAGAAAATTCAAACGAGACTCCCGATGAG CGTGACTATGTTAACGATAGTGAGGGATTGCAGCGACGTCACCAAGTTGCCACCACGTTGCAACTGCATTTGTTTGGCAAACGGGGAACCGGCGTCATCAACTACGATAACTTCTATAAGTTCATGGACAATTTGCAAACGGAGGTGCTTGAACTCGAATTCAATGAGTTCTCCAAGGGTCAGACCCATATCTCAGAGCTGGACTTTGCCAAAATTCTGCTGCGTTACACGTATCTGGCCACCGATGAGTATGATGTGTTCCTAGAGCGTCTGCTGCATCGCGTCAAGGACGAGAAGGGAATATCATTCAATGATTTTCGcgatttttgccattttctaaataatttaGATGATTTCACCATTGCCATGCGAATGTACACGCTGGCCGATCGTGCAATCTCCAAGG ATGAGTTTGCGCGTGCTGCTAAAATCTGTACTGGATACAATTTGAGTGAGCATTTGATTGATACCGTTTTTGCCATATTCGATGCAGACGGCGATGGTCTGTTGCATTATAAGGAGTTTATAGCGATCATGAAGGATCGCCTTCATCGGGGCTTCAGA